Genomic segment of Arachis hypogaea cultivar Tifrunner chromosome 16, arahy.Tifrunner.gnm2.J5K5, whole genome shotgun sequence:
ttaataaatgTTTCAATATATATGACGGCACGGGAGTGGATCCTACCGTTAGAAAAAAACGGGGTGGAAATTCagatgaagtcgacttcacgtgaagttgatacctgataGTCGTTAGATGATTTAAGTGATTGGACTAAATTTTcagaagtcgacttcacctgagttttcacaaaAAAACTGAATGGTATCCAGTGTTCAATCTAAtcatttattactttttttttttatttatttttggtcccactcataaaattaaaggtgagagatgagaggatcattttccaactattgttatatatatatatataaattagttcTATACTTTGAACCAATAGGTTAGAAAACCCTAATACTTTTTGAAGCATTAATGAGGTGATGACGATTTTACTACTGTTGCAGGTGAGAAGTCCATGATCAGGAAGAGGTACATGCACCTAACAGAGGATTTCCTAAAGAAGAATCCCAGCATGTGTGAGTACATGGCGCCATCGTTGGACGCAAGACAGGACATAGTGGTGGTTGAAGTTCCAAAGCTCGGAAAAGAAGCGGCCACCAAAGCCATCAAGGACTGGGGCCAACCCAAATCCAAGATCACCCACCTCGTCTTCTGCACCACCTCCGGCGTCGACATGCCCGGTGCCGACTACCAGCTCACCAAGCTTCTCGGCCTCCGCTCCTCCGTCAAGCGCCTCATGATGTACCAGCAGGGCTGCTTCGCAGGAGGGACGGTCCTTCGACTCGCGAAGGATCTTGCGGAGAACAACAAGAACGCTCGCGTCCTTGTTGTCTGCTCTGAGATCACTGCCGTCACGTTCCGTGGTCCCTCGGACACGCACCTGGATTCCATGGTGGGCCAGGCGTTGTTCGGGGATGGAGCGGCAGCAGTGATCGTGGGAGCCGATCCCGACACCAAAGTGGAACGTCCGTTGTTCGAGATGGTGTCGGCGGGTCAGACGATCTTGCCGGACTCCGAAGGTGCCATCGATGGTCATCTGAGAGAGGTTGGACTAACGTTTCACCTGCTGAAGGATGTTCCGGGGATCATATCAAAGAATATTGAGAAGAGTTTGGTGGAGGCTTTTACTCCCATTGGGATCAGTGATTGGAACTCTATCTTCTGGATAGCGCACCCAGGTGGACCT
This window contains:
- the LOC112754970 gene encoding chalcone synthase; amino-acid sequence: MVSVEEIRNAARANGPATVLAIGTATPSNCVYQDTYPDYYFRITNSEHMTDLKEKFKRMCEKSMIRKRYMHLTEDFLKKNPSMCEYMAPSLDARQDIVVVEVPKLGKEAATKAIKDWGQPKSKITHLVFCTTSGVDMPGADYQLTKLLGLRSSVKRLMMYQQGCFAGGTVLRLAKDLAENNKNARVLVVCSEITAVTFRGPSDTHLDSMVGQALFGDGAAAVIVGADPDTKVERPLFEMVSAGQTILPDSEGAIDGHLREVGLTFHLLKDVPGIISKNIEKSLVEAFTPIGISDWNSIFWIAHPGGPAILDQVEAKLQLKEEKLKATRHVLGEYGNMSSACVLFILDEMRKRSIEEGKATTGEGFDWGVLFGFGPGLTVETVVLHSLPLENLS